A stretch of Toxoplasma gondii ME49 chromosome V, whole genome shotgun sequence DNA encodes these proteins:
- a CDS encoding hypothetical protein (encoded by transcript TGME49_286580), translating to MAPPRDVTPVSPRSPAETDTAVCSSVICGSETKLEEWPHPRLPPFSIDYIELRYPKVAIFHNVRDQPIMRYTWTTTTGPARGAVVLLHDQGTHTMFEWLKHLPPLSIEERQQMEEDTEATEVEKKEFMRLRKASHYEDSWVQKFNDAGLDVHAIDLQGHGLSKVVEGKNYELPSSFDEFAEDACWLLEEVCRNSTLPIFIMGQGLGATIAARAVEMLARQGKLGKPHVPPAKPADAVGASEQSTTTGTSQSSEAGREVPGMQYATDPQYCLHRGKGKKEVPVEHITVQARPIPIAGLVLLSPLLTLKEITPEEMRKGKGKHTEGIMTRIARCFGSTRDSSHPLGGLMGFRMHQQNPLMPEYNVWYKNDTMTIKGLTPQTMYTQIAHGIDSAMDDARWLLTPVERDSTQTFSLKDWQEKHRRWMEMMRTKRPNVLATVVGENKKNASEAPDLAPWLKDEVENQDSSVKPWRLHELAAAQEAEKNASRLPQERILSERAKLAYYVNVLLVQSLADTTANPRGAAYFFKRIGGRIQGSRDILVQLGELPEEQGHSGSCVSCVHPDACQEDESEKDTAVEFSTENDDSGYVEVVTNRPLSAELSVQSQTSQPRPVLTHTGSRSFGETQDSRYEDTVEGLCLGSVTSHSGESAHENSEARDEAASHEDAQSQETAQGDNQGVHERVKKLMEVNKILDKEMQLATMEEGTDGILRPGTFVRPSHLRRFDTEDIQRAKREAAEGFVGVEEVQWVKEVPASGAGLLACCGGSTGRVQRVDLVEAKVRLVDKIVMMEATDTVKAMIQEIEERERLQNEKANERRQLGGWFFNCTAEEKPAEKPVPEPVISQQKRLWRQVQGVIVDESGRRVPVEEVERLRTQKPEDYMRLFFRYGAATSSGNHARTAMWLVPDMYHSLCQEDKEGKLVSRLLDRWILPVLGDLEERELVWQEMNRSAKDVEAAQ from the coding sequence ATGGCTCCTCCGCGTGATGTTACCCCGGTGTCACCGCGGTCACCCGCGGAGACGGACACAGCTGTTTGCTCGTCGGTCATTTGTGGCTCTGAGACTAAGCTCGAGGAATGGCCACACCCCCGGTTGCCGCCCTTCTCAATAGACTACATCGAGTTGCGCTACCCGAAAGTTGCTATTTTCCACAATGTGAGAGATCAACCTATTATGCGATACACATGGACCACTACCACGGGCCCTGCCCGCGGTGCAGTTGTTCTTCTTCATGACCAGGGCACACATACTATGTTTGAGTGGCTCAAGCACTTGCCGCCGCTCTCTATCGAAGAGCGCCAGCAGATGGAAGAAGATACGGAAGCCACGGAAGTAGAGAAAAAGGAGTTCATGCGCTTGCGTAAGGCGTCACACTATGAGGACTCGTGGGTGCAAAAATTCAATGACGCGGGCCTGGACGTGCACGCGATTGATCTCCAGGGCCACGGGCTCTCGAAGGTCGTCGAAGGGAAGAACTATGAATTGCCGTCTAGTTTTGATGAATTCGCTGAGGATGCTTGCTGGCTCCTCGAAGAAGTTTGCCGCAATTCAACTCTGCCCATTTTCATCATGGGACAGGGTCTGGGGGCGACGATTGCTGCGCGTGCTGTTGAGATGCTTGCCCGCCAAGGGAAGCTGGGGAAGCCCCATGTTCCTCCGGCGAAGCCTGCCGATGCAGTGGGTGCTTCGGAGCAGTCTACAACAACAGGGACTTCGCAGAGTTCTGAGGCGGGACGCGAGGTTCCGGGTATGCAATACGCCACGGACCCTCAGTACTGTCTTCACAGGGGcaagggaaagaaggaggTTCCAGTGGAGCACATCACAGTGCAGGCACGCCCAATCCCGATTGCTGGACTTGTGCTGCTGTCCCCTCTGCTTACGCTGAAGGAAATCACTCCCGAGGAGATGCGTAAGGGAAAAGGCAAACACACAGAGGGAATTATGACACGAATTGCGCGCTGCTTTGGATCTACCCGCGATTCATCCCACCCACTAGGGGGCTTGATGGGCTTCCGGATGCATCAACAAAACCCACTCATGCCCGAATATAATGTATGGTACAAAAACGACACCATGACAATCAAGGGTCTGACTCCGCAGACGATGTACACCCAGATTGCTCACGGCATCGATTCAGCAATGGATGACGCCCGATGGCTTCTTACGCCCGTTGAACGTGATTCAACGCAGACCTTTTCTCTGAAAGACTGGCAAGAAAAGCATCGTCGATGGATGGAAATGATGCGCACAAAGCGCCCGAACGTTTTGGCCACTGTGGTAGGCGAAAATAAAAAGAATGCTTCCGAAGCTCCGGACCTGGCTCCCTGGCTCAAGGACGAAGTTGAGAACCAGGACTCGTCCGTGAAGCCTTGGCGCCTGCACGAACTGGCAGCGGCtcaggaggcagaaaaaaacgcctCTCGTTTGCCTCAGGAACGAATTCTTTCGGAGAGGGCAAAGTTAGCGTACTATGTGAACGTTCTGTTAGTTCAGAGTCTGGCGGACACAACTGCAAATCCCCGTGGCGCTGCGTACTTCTTCAAGAGGATTGGAGGCCGCATCCAGGGCTCCAGGGATATTCTCGTTCAACTGGGCGAACTTCCAGAGGAACAGGGACACAGCGGATCGTGCGTGTCGTGCGTGCATCCCGATGCTTGCCAAGAAGATGAGTCTGAGAAGGACACTGCGGTTGAATTCAGCACCGAGAACGACGACAGTGGCTATGTCGAAGTAGTCACAAATCGCCCACTGAGCGCGGAGTTGTCTGTTCAGTCCCAAACGTCCCAGCCGAGACCAGTATTGACCCACACCGGCAGTCGGTCTTTCGGCGAGACTCAGGATTCACGGTATGAGGACACTGTGGAGGGCCTTTGTCTTGGGTCCGTCACTTCGCATAGTGGGGAATCTGCACATGAGAacagcgaagcgagagacgaagctgcGTCACACGAAGATGCGCAATCGCAAGAGACGGCGCAAGGGGACAACCAAGGCGTACATGAGCGTGTGAAGAAGCTGATGGAGGTGAACAAGATCCTCGACAAAGAAATGCAGCTTGCGACTATGGAAGAAGGGACAGATGGTATTTTGCGCCCAGGCACGTTTGTTCGACCTTCGCACTTGAGACGATTTGACACAGAAGACATACAGAGGGCGAAGCGCGAGGCGGCGGAAGGCTTCGTTGGAGTCGAGGAAGTCCAGTGGGTGAAGGAGGTGCCAGCGAGTGGTGCAGGGCTGCTGGCGTGCTGCGGAGGCTCTACAGGGCGAGTGCAACGCGTTGACCTCGTCGAGGCCAAGGTGAGGCTGGTCGATAAGATTGTCATGATGGAAGCCACTGATACGGTGAAGGCAATGATCCAAGAAATCGAAGAGCGTGAACGTCTTCAAAACGAGAAGGCAAatgagaggagacagctaGGCGGCTGGTTCTTCAACTGCACCGCTGAGGAGAAGCCGGCTGAAAAGCCCGTACCGGAGCCCGTTATCAGTCAGCAGAAGCGGCTTTGGAGACAAGTGCAGGGGGTCATCGTTGATGAGAGCGGTCGCCGAGTTCCTGTCGAAGAAGTCGAACGCCTACGAACTCAAAAACCAGAAGACTACAtgcgtcttttcttccgttATGGCGCTGCAACCAGCAGTGGTAATCATGCGCGCACGGCCATGTGGCTTGTTCCGGATATGTACCATTCACTTTGCCAGGAGGACAAAGAGGGCAAGCTTGTCTCCAGGCTTCTTGACAGGTGGATTCTGCCAGTACTCGGTGACCTAGAAGAGCGTGAGCTCGTCTGGCAAGAAATGAATCGCTCTGCTAAGGACGTTGAGGCTGCACAGTGA
- a CDS encoding hypothetical protein (encoded by transcript TGME49_286570) has product MTDTRNRGSATNARTGVQQSLKGRAFGSRLRSCGAVSDHNQRERRPSLCCFCSSLDSVSARMFGYLDEHRHLLTSNSIRLKGHMLISRQSWIPISIVTNRRSA; this is encoded by the exons ATGACAGACACCCGAAATCGAGGAAGCGCAACAAATGCGCGAACTGGTGTGCAGCAGTCGCTGAAAG GACGAGCCTTTGGCTCTAGGCTACGCAGCTGTGGCGCAGTCTCCGATCACAACCAG cgagagaggcgcccttcactctgttgcttctgctCTTCGCTCGATTCTGTCTCGGCGAGAATGTTCGGATACCTCGACGAGCATCGT CACCTTCTCACAAGCAACTCTATCAGACTTAAGGGGCATATGCTGATCTCACGACAATCTTGGATACCCATATCCATAGTGACAAATCGTCGGAGCGCGTAG
- a CDS encoding U6 snRNA-associated Sm family protein (encoded by transcript TGME49_286560) — MTSKEARSVIDLNKFLNQRVRVKFSGGREITGVLKGHDAVSNLVLDETEEFLRDPEDPYKLLDQTRTLGLIVARGTAVVLISPVDGTEEIANPFVDASS, encoded by the exons ATGACAAGCAAAGAAGCGCGGTCGGTCATCGACCTCAACAAGTTCCTTAACCAGCGCGTTCGAGTCAAATTCAGTGGAGGGCGAGAGA TTACGGGTGTGCTGAAAGGACATGACGCCGTCTCGAATCTCGTTCTCGACGAAACTGAAGAATTCCTGAGAG ATCCTGAGGACCCATACAAGCTGCTAGATCAAACCCGAACCCTGGGCTTGATAGTCGCTCGTGGAACTGCTGTGGTGCTGATTTCGCCGGTGGACGGCACAGAAGAAATAGCGAATCCGTTTGTAGACGCGTCTTCGTAA
- a CDS encoding hypothetical protein (encoded by transcript TGME49_286550): MNQLPADSSSLTMDCDAFRTVLPAEFHRRFLVKQVRSDGRYFLTYRQPRISSNTLTNCCGSASVRAGNNYYLAGVRGEVGPQVAKVCASSIRQPTNSACSESSESLHQPQDETSNSSPAGRIIVSVEFPSICGAEFSDGAGPNTNAHLLISGVLTDLLNSNSVIDTSQLLLRATEGEENSELDEDKLRGDEDGAHSTARSVNGVSSGLFAEKRRMKGLPTTEL; this comes from the exons ATGAATCAGCTGCCGGCTGACAGCAGTTCGCTCACTATGGACTGTGACGCCTTTCGAACAGTTCTACCGGCTGAATTTCACCGGCGGTTCTTGGTGAAGCAGGTCCGATCTGACGGTCGCTATTTTTTGACGTACAGACAGCCACGCATTTCGTCAAATACACTCACTAACTGTTGCGGTTCTGCCTCGGTGAGAGCGGGTAACAACTACTACCTGGCGGGAGTTCGGGGTGAGGTCGGCCCGCAAGTTGCCAAGGTATGCGCCAGTAGCATCAGACAACCTACGAACTCTGCGTGTTCCGAAAGTTCAGAGAGCCTGCATCAGCCTCAGGATGAAACGTCAAACTCTTCGCCGGCAGGCCGAATTATCGTATCTGTCGAATTTCCAAGTATATGCGGAGCTGAGTTCTCTGATGGAGCGGGACCCAATACCAACGCTCACTTACTCATTTCGGGGGTCTTAACAGATCTCCTGAACTCCAATTCGGTTATTGACACCTCTCAGTTATTGCTGAGAGCCactgaaggagaggaaaactcTGAGCTGGATGAAGACAAACTGCGGGGCGACGAGGACGGCGCACACTCTACTGCTAGATCT GTGAACGGTGTCTCCAGTGGGCTttttgcagagaagagaaggatgaAGGGCTTGCCTACTACAGAACTCTAG
- a CDS encoding hypothetical protein (encoded by transcript TGME49_286540~Signal peptide predicted by SignalP 2.0 HMM (probability 0.951) with cleavage site probability 0.558 at residue 20), with amino-acid sequence MLCLTVFSASLAIMASRAFAAGEAAVPLAQTGNFSAIADGGAVPPPLYHMPMYSMPLQFSDLESRAPLPTTSTNIPDVGRASQPGGASLEMLRQSSSDYLHAAPTNDQQPRNSISPVIIDMPDDFPVYDIRRPEIKQNQAPIQRTKRFELGENIPITFSLEQAKLPPSADGTSAQTKQRLQEGRDQTGSPPGFHSASLGGPHSSQMHGRAEAANSSQSAGLSLRHSWLFSSTREKLFDAVEFMKSTGGDLQYPAPVVVNPPGYFVDKPLLQPAHSIGTPEILHRKPEQAYPPFVPARETQLSIHGEGTHLVPDIHEQLSGSEPAVSGSMAAPQHNVYVHGNSLAPSPPIWDIPLPNADAPSTYTANVPQGYIVEKPLLSIRGANLAFPLAARAYQFMVPRAELFIASSRYAEEYLDLVAALYCLFQKWPCNNVEEFAVQTRLHQRNAATSSSPHPEEALPS; translated from the coding sequence ATGCTTTGCTTAACGGTTTTTTCGGCGTCTTTAGCCATCATGGCCAGCAGAGCATTCGCAGCTGGTGAAGCAGCAGTACCTCTTGCACAGACCGGAAATTTCAGTGCCATTGCAGATGGCGGAGCAGTGCCACCACCGCTCTATCATATGCCGATGTACTCAATGCCATTGCAATTCTCTGACCTAGAGTCTAGGGCACCGTTACCCACTACATCAACAAATATCCCGGACGTAGGCCGTGCTTCTCAACCTGGCGGTGCATCACTTGAGATGTTGCGACAGTCGTCTTCTGACTATTTACACGCTGCCCCAACTAATGACCAGCAGCCCAGGAACTCCATATCTCCGGTAATAATTGACATGCCAGATGATTTTCCCGTTTATGACATTCGGAGGCCGGAGATAAAGCAAAACCAAGCGCCTATCCAACGTACCAAACGCTTCGAGTTAGGGGAAAATATTCCGATTACTTTCTCCTTAGAACAGGCCAAACTGCCCCCATCAGCTGACGGCACGTCAGCGCAGACCAAGCAGCGGTtgcaagaagggagagatCAGACGGGATCACCTCCTGGATTCCATTCGGCCTCCCTGGGGGGGCCGCATTCTTCCCAAATGCACGGCcgagcagaagcagcaaaTTCATCACAGTCTGCTGGACTGTCTTTACGACATTCATGGCTATTCTCTTCCACTCGAGAAAAACTGTTTGATGCAGTTGAATTTATGAAAAGCACAGGGGGCGATCTCCAATACCCAGCACCCGTGGTTGTGAACCCGCCAGGCTACTTCGTTGACAAACCCTTGCTTCAGCCTGCTCACAGCATTGGGACTCCCGAAATTCTTCATCGGAAACCCGAGCAAGCTTACCCCCCCTTCGTTCCTGCCCGAGAAACGCAGTTGTCAATTCATGGAGAGGGGACCCATCTAGTACCAGATATCCATGAGCAGCTTTCCGGATCAGAACCAGCAGTGTCTGGCAGCATGGCGGCTCCTCAGCACAACGTATACGTACACGGCAACAGTCTGGCCCCATCGCCACCCATCTGGGACATTCCTCTACCCAACGCAGATGCACCCTCCACCTATACGGCTAACGTGCCACAAGGTTACATTGTGGAAAAACCTCTCCTGTCTATCCGAGGAGCGAATCTAGCGTTTCCGTTGGCGGCAAGGGCGTACCAGTTTATGGTCCCACGTGCAGAGCTATTTATTGCATCATCACGATACGCAGAGGAGTATCTGGACCTTGTCGCAGCTCTGTACTGCCTATTCCAAAAATGGCCCTGCAACAATGTGGAGGAGTTTGCCGTGCAGACACGACTGCATCAGCGCAATGCGGCGACAAGCAGTTCACCACACCCTGAGGAAGCACTCCCTAGTTAG